A window of the Dyadobacter pollutisoli genome harbors these coding sequences:
- a CDS encoding pyridoxine 5'-phosphate synthase, producing MTRLSVNINKIATLRNSRGGDNPNVLKVALDCERFGAQGITVHPRPDERHIRYQDVFDLKEVVTTEFNIEGNPSEKKFVELVLANKPDQVTLVPDALHAITSNAGWDTVKNRSELIDLVQIFKSAGIRVSVFVDPDENMVEGAKICGADRVELYTEPYAAGYFENRQKAVLPFIRAAEKAREVGLGLNAGHDLSLDNLHFLKQSIPWMDEVSIGHALISDALYIGLENTVQMYLRELEL from the coding sequence ATGACCCGTCTAAGCGTTAACATCAACAAAATCGCCACGCTCAGGAACTCACGCGGAGGTGACAATCCCAATGTTTTGAAAGTAGCGCTGGATTGTGAGCGGTTTGGAGCGCAGGGTATTACCGTCCATCCGCGCCCCGACGAGCGGCATATCCGCTACCAGGACGTGTTTGATCTAAAAGAAGTCGTGACTACCGAGTTCAACATTGAAGGTAATCCGTCCGAAAAAAAGTTTGTGGAACTCGTTTTGGCAAACAAACCGGACCAGGTGACGTTGGTACCCGACGCATTGCATGCCATTACTTCCAATGCAGGCTGGGACACGGTCAAAAACAGGAGCGAGCTGATTGATCTGGTACAAATATTCAAATCAGCCGGTATCAGGGTTTCGGTCTTTGTAGATCCCGATGAAAATATGGTGGAAGGAGCAAAAATATGCGGCGCCGACCGTGTGGAACTCTATACCGAACCTTACGCGGCAGGCTACTTTGAAAATAGACAAAAAGCTGTCTTGCCATTTATCCGCGCAGCAGAGAAGGCGCGGGAAGTTGGGCTTGGGTTAAATGCCGGCCATGATTTAAGTCTGGACAATCTTCATTTTTTAAAACAAAGCATTCCCTGGATGGACGAAGTTTCCATTGGGCACGCATTGATTTCCGACGCGCTATACATTGGCTTGGAGAATACCGTCCAAATGTACTTGCGAGAATTGGAGTTATAG